In Bos javanicus breed banteng chromosome 2, ARS-OSU_banteng_1.0, whole genome shotgun sequence, the following proteins share a genomic window:
- the LOC133227847 gene encoding protein bicaudal D homolog 1-like isoform X1 yields the protein MNIYNLNAIIRDQIKHLQKAVDRSLELSRQGAAARELAPVVDKDKEALMKKILKSLLSTKREQIRHTEGGAESQQTGDLILLKKNNPDIFSLGWFLEQRRKSHAHQGHPVCCVWRSQASRWSSRSCCSWAPRVYRTPV from the exons ATGAATATCTACAACCTTAATGCCATAATCCGGGACCAAATCAAACATCTGCAGAAAGCCGTGGACCGGTCCTTGGAGCTGTCTCGTCAAGGAGCTGCAGCACGGGAGCTGGCCCCCGTGGTCGATAAAGACAAGGAAGCCCTAATGAAAAAGATCCTCAAGTCGCTACTGAGCACCAAACGGGAGCAGATCCGCCACACTGAGGGCGGTGCTGAAAGCCAACAAACAGGTGATCTCATTCTACTG AAGAAAAACAATCCTGATATTTTCAGTCTGGGCTGGTTCCttgaacaaaggagaaaaagccaTGCCCATCAGGGCCACCCGGTGTGCTGTGTGTGGAGAAGCCAGGCCTCCAGATGGTCCTCCAGGTCCTGCTGCAGCTGGGCTCCCAGGGTCTACAGGACGCCAGTGTAA
- the LOC133227847 gene encoding protein bicaudal D homolog 1-like isoform X2: MNIYNLNAIIRDQIKHLQKAVDRSLELSRQGAAARELAPVVDKDKEALMKKILKSLLSTKREQIRHTEGGAESQQTEEKQS, from the exons ATGAATATCTACAACCTTAATGCCATAATCCGGGACCAAATCAAACATCTGCAGAAAGCCGTGGACCGGTCCTTGGAGCTGTCTCGTCAAGGAGCTGCAGCACGGGAGCTGGCCCCCGTGGTCGATAAAGACAAGGAAGCCCTAATGAAAAAGATCCTCAAGTCGCTACTGAGCACCAAACGGGAGCAGATCCGCCACACTGAGGGCGGTGCTGAAAGCCAACAAACAG AAGAAAAACAATCCTGA